Proteins encoded by one window of Azospirillum thiophilum:
- a CDS encoding DUF2786 domain-containing protein, producing the protein MNGSDTPERTRRIDRVRKLLAVARDPGATEHEAATALAMAQRMMEEDGISDQECRARDACENRTERGTRANEPPKWEDDLAGLIGRAFACDLIFLASGKWAFIGIDPLPEVAAYAFDVLHRQLSRSRRTYIAEKLKRVTVRANKVRRADLFCDGWVAGVARKVNRMARRPEDGDAIKAYTALAYPSLTELSPRDRNADRNLRDYEHRDWQSGRRDGQSAELNAGVGVGGSAPALIGADPLDRLAEAAKGLMP; encoded by the coding sequence ATGAATGGCAGCGACACTCCCGAGCGGACCCGGCGCATCGACAGGGTCCGCAAGCTGCTGGCCGTGGCGCGCGATCCCGGTGCCACGGAGCATGAAGCCGCCACCGCCTTGGCGATGGCGCAACGCATGATGGAGGAAGATGGCATCTCCGATCAGGAATGCCGCGCGCGGGATGCTTGCGAGAACCGGACGGAGCGTGGGACGCGGGCGAACGAACCGCCGAAATGGGAAGACGATCTTGCCGGGCTGATTGGTCGCGCGTTCGCTTGCGACCTGATCTTCCTCGCTTCAGGTAAATGGGCATTCATCGGCATCGATCCGCTGCCTGAAGTGGCGGCTTATGCCTTCGACGTGCTGCATCGCCAGCTGAGCCGATCCCGCCGCACCTACATCGCTGAAAAACTGAAGCGCGTCACGGTGCGGGCCAACAAGGTCCGCCGTGCCGATCTGTTCTGCGACGGCTGGGTAGCGGGGGTCGCAAGGAAGGTCAACCGCATGGCGCGCCGGCCGGAAGACGGTGACGCCATCAAGGCGTACACGGCACTGGCCTACCCGTCGCTGACCGAGCTGTCGCCCCGCGACCGCAACGCCGACCGCAACCTGCGGGACTATGAACACCGGGATTGGCAGTCCGGCCGTCGCGACGGGCAATCCGCAGAGCTGAACGCCGGTGTGGGGGTTGGTGGGTCGGCGCCGGCGCTGATCGGCGCCGACCCTCTGGATCGTCTGGCCGAAGCCGCGAAGGGGTTGATGCCATGA
- a CDS encoding DUF3486 family protein, whose product MARSTLDRLPKEIREELGRLREDGWTIDELLSKLQELRIAGRIDLDVSRSAVGRYVQTMDKVGERLRRSRAMAEGLVRQLGDEPDTRIARLNIEVCQTLIFDLINGEDGEGAKLDPEQVMFLTSSIQKLTSARKTDAELILRLQTEADKRAIAVMEATAKRKGLSADTIADIKKDFLGIRKAS is encoded by the coding sequence ATGGCGCGTTCGACCCTCGACCGTCTGCCCAAGGAAATCCGCGAAGAGCTGGGTCGCCTGCGGGAAGACGGATGGACCATCGACGAGCTGCTGTCCAAGCTGCAGGAACTTCGTATCGCCGGCCGCATCGATCTGGACGTGTCGCGCTCGGCGGTCGGTCGCTATGTGCAAACCATGGACAAGGTCGGCGAGCGCCTACGTCGGTCACGCGCCATGGCCGAGGGGCTGGTACGCCAACTTGGTGACGAACCCGACACGCGGATTGCCCGGCTCAACATCGAAGTGTGTCAGACGCTGATCTTCGACCTGATAAACGGCGAGGACGGCGAAGGCGCCAAGCTGGATCCCGAACAGGTGATGTTCCTCACCAGCTCCATCCAAAAGCTCACATCGGCCCGCAAGACCGACGCCGAGCTGATCCTGCGTCTTCAGACCGAGGCGGACAAGCGCGCGATCGCCGTCATGGAGGCCACGGCCAAGCGCAAGGGCCTGTCGGCCGACACCATCGCCGACATCAAGAAGGACTTCCTCGGCATCCGGAAGGCGTCATGA
- a CDS encoding TraR/DksA C4-type zinc finger protein codes for MDFGDEGEARSAFLTAGAISAVRGRLMQAGSTACIDCDTAIPPARRAALPSATRCVVCQERHERGL; via the coding sequence GTGGACTTCGGTGACGAAGGGGAGGCGCGCAGCGCCTTCCTCACGGCGGGGGCGATCTCCGCTGTGCGTGGCCGCCTGATGCAGGCCGGCTCGACCGCCTGCATCGACTGCGACACGGCGATCCCGCCGGCCCGCCGCGCGGCCCTGCCGTCGGCGACCCGCTGTGTGGTCTGCCAGGAACGACATGAGCGGGGGCTGTGA
- a CDS encoding DUF2730 family protein, with translation MMPDWLKEWWPFIAVSIAIGSPLVQAWVGWSVRARFASKDDLAAEAKARNEAIDTERKSRHEREAEMREAAMAVRGRLDRVETAIEHLPTAEAVATLTLQLTRVEGKLAVFEERANGFVALFERTDRQVQIMDEFLRRANS, from the coding sequence ATGATGCCGGATTGGCTGAAGGAATGGTGGCCGTTCATCGCCGTCTCGATCGCCATCGGTTCCCCTCTGGTGCAGGCGTGGGTCGGCTGGTCGGTCCGCGCACGGTTCGCCTCCAAGGACGATCTGGCGGCCGAGGCGAAGGCGCGCAACGAGGCGATCGATACCGAGCGCAAGTCGCGTCACGAAAGGGAGGCCGAGATGCGGGAAGCGGCGATGGCGGTGCGCGGTCGCCTGGATCGCGTCGAGACCGCCATCGAGCATCTACCGACCGCCGAGGCGGTGGCGACCCTCACCCTTCAGCTGACCCGCGTGGAAGGGAAGCTGGCCGTTTTCGAGGAGCGCGCGAACGGCTTCGTCGCGCTGTTCGAACGCACCGACCGTCAAGTTCAAATCATGGACGAGTTCTTGAGAAGGGCGAACTCATGA
- a CDS encoding regulatory protein GemA, with protein MTATVKPSDARRSGDLKAIHAMRRELSLAEDCYRARVLQVSGGRTDSAGTLKPAERAKLIEQLKGLGAGKKHRGRPARPALTPQQRKVRAMWLALADAGAVTDRSEAALAAWLKSRFGVDALQWLQPADAGRAIEQLKLWTDRIEKAPQP; from the coding sequence ATGACCGCTACCGTCAAACCATCCGACGCCCGCCGGTCGGGCGACCTGAAGGCGATCCATGCCATGCGACGCGAGCTGTCCTTGGCCGAGGACTGCTACCGCGCCCGCGTCTTGCAGGTCTCCGGCGGCCGCACCGACAGCGCCGGCACGCTGAAGCCGGCCGAGCGGGCCAAGCTGATCGAACAGCTGAAGGGGCTGGGCGCCGGCAAGAAGCACCGCGGTCGGCCGGCCCGGCCGGCGCTGACGCCCCAGCAGCGTAAGGTCCGCGCCATGTGGCTGGCCCTGGCCGACGCCGGCGCCGTCACCGACCGCAGCGAGGCGGCCTTGGCGGCCTGGCTGAAGAGCCGGTTCGGCGTCGACGCCCTGCAGTGGCTCCAGCCGGCCGACGCCGGCCGCGCCATCGAGCAGTTGAAGCTCTGGACCGACCGGATAGAGAAGGCGCCCCAGCCATGA